Proteins from one Comamonas flocculans genomic window:
- the thiL gene encoding thiamine-phosphate kinase, whose translation MGEFELIHRHFTRPVRRAALGVGDDCALLSPAPGMQLAISSDMLLEGRHFLPGTDPERLGHKALAVNLSDLAACGARPLAFTLALALPQAHEAWLAAFARGLFALADAHGCELIGGDTTRGPLNICITVFGELPRGDALLRSGARAGDDLWVSGAPGQARLALGALRGEWPLPSAVLAAVRARLERPTPRVALGLELRGLATSAIDVSDGLLGDLVHVLNASQVGATIAADKTSHLIAANTCQQSPDAVFELKTLALSEAQRQRCVLAGGDDYELVFTTPPARLDAVHAAGARSRTRVTRIGRIDAAPGLRLVDGGGQPLQGDFASFDHFA comes from the coding sequence ATGGGCGAATTCGAGCTGATCCACCGCCATTTCACCCGCCCCGTGCGGCGCGCGGCGCTGGGCGTGGGCGACGACTGCGCGCTGCTCTCGCCCGCGCCGGGCATGCAGCTGGCCATCTCCAGCGACATGCTGCTCGAAGGCCGGCACTTCCTGCCGGGCACTGACCCCGAGCGGCTCGGGCACAAGGCGCTGGCCGTGAACCTGTCGGACCTGGCCGCCTGCGGCGCGCGGCCGCTGGCCTTCACGCTGGCACTGGCGCTGCCGCAGGCGCACGAGGCCTGGCTGGCCGCATTCGCGCGCGGCCTGTTCGCCCTGGCGGATGCGCACGGCTGCGAGCTGATCGGCGGCGACACCACCCGGGGCCCCTTGAACATCTGCATCACCGTCTTCGGCGAACTGCCCCGGGGCGACGCGCTGTTGCGCAGCGGCGCCCGCGCCGGCGACGACCTCTGGGTGAGCGGCGCACCCGGCCAGGCGCGCCTGGCGCTGGGCGCGCTGCGCGGCGAATGGCCGTTGCCGAGCGCCGTGCTCGCCGCCGTGCGCGCACGACTTGAGCGCCCGACGCCGCGCGTGGCCCTCGGACTGGAGCTGCGGGGTCTGGCGACGAGCGCGATCGACGTCAGCGACGGACTGCTGGGCGACTTGGTGCACGTGCTCAACGCCTCGCAGGTGGGCGCCACGATCGCTGCCGATAAAACTTCACATTTGATAGCTGCCAACACTTGTCAGCAAAGCCCTGATGCCGTATTTGAACTGAAAACCCTGGCGCTTTCCGAAGCGCAGCGCCAGCGCTGCGTGCTGGCCGGGGGCGATGACTACGAGCTGGTGTTCACCACGCCGCCCGCGCGCCTGGATGCGGTGCACGCCGCTGGCGCGCGAAGCCGCACGCGCGTGACGCGCATCGGCCGCATCGACGCCGCACCGGGCCTGCGTCTGGTCGACGGCGGCGGCCAGCCACTGCAAGGCGATTTCGCATCGTTCGATCATTTCGCCTGA
- a CDS encoding YbdK family carboxylate-amine ligase, with product MSLEAFHDSEALTLGVELELQLVNTHDYDLAPYAEDMLRLMKKTPLPGSVVPEMTSGMIEVSTDICRSSSEVLSQLTPIRDALVRSADKLNIAVLGGGTHPFQQWHERRIYDKPRFHELSQLYGYLSKQFTIFGQHVHVGCPDADAALLMLHRLSRYIPHFIALSASSPYVQAHDTQFDSARLNSVFAFPLSGRAPCVLTWAEFEQYFDKMTGTGVVKSMKDFYWDIRPKPGFGTVEIRVFDTPLTIERAAALAGYVQSLAAWFLAEQPFTPQEDDYLVYTYNRFQACRFGLEGEYVDPVSGEHLPLREHILRTMDRIAPFGEAHGATSALQLLRAETLDGQNDARWLRELMGREQLLAEVTRRAALRFRG from the coding sequence ATGAGCCTGGAAGCCTTTCACGACTCCGAAGCGCTGACGCTGGGCGTGGAGCTGGAGCTGCAGCTCGTCAACACCCACGACTACGACCTCGCGCCCTATGCCGAGGACATGCTGCGCCTGATGAAGAAGACGCCGCTGCCGGGCTCCGTGGTGCCGGAGATGACCAGCGGCATGATCGAGGTCTCCACCGACATCTGCCGCTCCAGCAGCGAGGTGCTGAGCCAGCTCACCCCGATCCGCGACGCGCTGGTGCGTAGCGCCGACAAGCTCAACATCGCGGTGCTCGGCGGCGGCACGCATCCCTTCCAGCAGTGGCACGAACGGCGCATCTACGACAAACCGCGCTTTCACGAGCTGTCACAGCTGTACGGCTACCTGTCCAAGCAGTTCACCATCTTCGGCCAGCACGTGCACGTGGGCTGCCCCGACGCCGACGCGGCGCTCCTGATGCTGCACCGCCTGAGCCGCTACATCCCGCATTTCATCGCGCTGTCGGCCTCCAGCCCCTACGTGCAGGCGCACGACACCCAGTTCGACTCGGCGCGGCTCAATTCGGTGTTCGCGTTTCCGCTCTCGGGGCGCGCGCCCTGCGTGCTCACCTGGGCCGAGTTCGAGCAGTACTTCGACAAGATGACCGGCACCGGCGTGGTCAAGAGCATGAAGGATTTCTACTGGGACATCCGGCCCAAGCCGGGTTTCGGCACGGTGGAGATCCGCGTCTTCGACACGCCGCTGACCATAGAGCGCGCGGCGGCGCTGGCCGGCTACGTGCAGTCGCTCGCGGCCTGGTTCCTCGCCGAGCAGCCCTTCACGCCGCAGGAGGACGACTACCTCGTCTACACCTACAACCGCTTCCAGGCCTGCCGCTTCGGGCTGGAAGGCGAGTACGTGGACCCGGTGAGCGGCGAACACCTGCCGCTGCGCGAGCACATCCTGCGCACCATGGACCGCATCGCGCCCTTCGGCGAGGCACACGGCGCCACCAGCGCGCTGCAGCTGCTGCGCGCGGAGACCCTGGACGGGCAAAACGACGCGCGCTGGCTGCGCGAGCTGATGGGGCGCGAGCAGCTGCTGGCCGAGGTGACGCGCCGGGCGGCGCTGCGCTTTCGCGGCTGA